The Myxococcota bacterium genome has a segment encoding these proteins:
- a CDS encoding Rieske 2Fe-2S domain-containing protein, translating into MADPERWVELPGDVPPPGESRVVEIEGRRLLVANAGGTPYAVLDQCPHVRVSLAGGVVRGTTYECPLHGGRFDLRNGAPLALPIRKPATCFAVRRAGDRWQVALPAPA; encoded by the coding sequence GTGGCTGACCCGGAGCGCTGGGTCGAGCTGCCGGGCGACGTTCCACCGCCCGGCGAGAGCCGCGTGGTGGAGATCGAGGGGCGGCGGCTCCTCGTCGCGAACGCCGGGGGCACGCCCTACGCCGTGCTCGACCAGTGCCCGCACGTGCGCGTCTCGCTCGCGGGTGGCGTCGTGCGCGGCACGACCTACGAGTGCCCGCTGCACGGCGGGCGCTTCGACCTGCGCAACGGCGCGCCGCTCGCGCTCCCGATCCGCAAGCCGGCGACGTGCTTCGCGGTGCGGCGCGCGGGCGACCGCTGGCAGGTGGCGCTGCCGGCGCCCGCCTAG